The Astyanax mexicanus isolate ESR-SI-001 chromosome 12, AstMex3_surface, whole genome shotgun sequence genome window below encodes:
- the comta gene encoding catechol O-methyltransferase A, whose translation MECSCMLVAVGIVALLFVLLKWFKQSAFWALMWHDFITERLRDKFTQTTRPQRMLKAVQKNATKGNPESVISAIDYFCKHSEWAMNVGDEKGSILDSVVSEVNPSTVLELGTYCGYSAVRIARLLSPGSKLITLEFNPANAAIARQIIAFAGLQDKVFLVEGPSGDMIPKMKERFGITTFDFVFLDHWKDRYVPDTKLLEECGLLRKGTVLLADNVICPGAPEYLEYIRKSPRYESRYYPAHLEYTRVEDGLEKSVFLG comes from the exons ATGGAGTGCTCGTGTATGCTGGTGGCTGTTGGGATAGTAGCTCTTCTGTTTGTACTGCTGAAGTGGTTTAAACAGAGTGCATTCTGGGCACTTATGTGGCACGATTTCATCACCGAGCGACTCCGTGATAAGTTCACCCAGACCACGCGACCTCAG CGAATGCTGAAAGCGGTCCAGAAGAACGCCACTAAGGGAAATCCTGAGAGCGTCATCTCCGCCATCGACTACTTCTGCAAGCACTCTGAATGGGCCATGAACGTGGGAGACGAGAAAG GCTCTATTCTGGATTCGGTGGTGAGTGAGGTGAACCCCAGCACGGTGCTGGAGCTGGGAACATACTGCGGCTATTCAGCGGTCAGGATCGCCCGTCTGCTGTCCCCCGGCAGCAAGCTCATCACCCTGGAGTTTAACCCAGCCAATGCTGCCATCGCCCGCCAGATCATAGCCTTCGCTGGGCTACAagacaag GTCTTCCTGGTGGAGGGTCCCTCCGGCGATATGATCCCCAAAATGAAGGAGCGCTTTGGCATCACCACGTTTGACTTCGTCTTTCTAGACCACTGGAAAGACCGTTACGTGCCCGACACTAAGCTGCTTGAG GAGTGTGGCCTGCTCAGGAAAGGCACGGTCCTGCTGGCTGATAACGTCATCTGCCCGGGAGCACCGGAATATCTGGAGTACATTAGGAAGAGCCCTCGTTACGAGAGCCGATACTACCCAGCCCACCTGGAGTACACCAGAGTGGAGGACGGCCTggaaaaatctgtgtttttaggTTAG
- the abt1 gene encoding activator of basal transcription 1 isoform X2 — translation MAEKEESTVEMEETNTNSRAEDEELADGKEDGLEQEEVECANLEEGGGDEDEDEDDDDDEDQIDNESKKKTDQDKGKKCVPGIVYLGHIPPRLRPKNLRIMLGAYGEIGRIFLQPEDHSVTRKKRKAGNNGKNFIEGWVEFRDKRVAKRVAASLHNTPMTNRKRSQFISDLWSLKYLHRFQWCHLSERLAYEQTVYHQRMRTEISQAKRETNFYLASVEKSQTLDRLRKKKQKKGEAVQDKSWDFTQRRTEDEMRLEKMKKKGLSKKNLQKAQEKSKAIQEKAQSNVSLLAKIFSSGRSKD, via the exons ATGGCTGAGAAAGAAGAAAGCACTGTGGAGATGGAggaaacaaacacaaacagcagAGCTGAAGATGAGGAATTGGCTGATGGAAAGGAAGATGGGCTGGAACAGGAGGAGGTGGAATGTGCTAACCTAGAGGAAGGTGGAggggatgaggatgaggatgaagatgatgatgatgatgaagatcagATAGATAATGAGAGCAAGAAAAAGACTGACCAGGACAAGGGGAAGAAGTGTGTCCCGGGCATTGTGTACCTGGGCCACATTCCCCCGAGACTGAGGCCCAAGAACCTGCGGATCATGCTGGGTGCTTACGGAGAGATCGGGAGGATCTTCCTCCAGCCTGAAG ATCACTCTGTAacgagaaagaagagaaaagctGGCAACAATGGGAAGAATTTCATTGAAGGCTGGGTGGAGTTCAGAGATAAACGTGTCGCTAAGAGAGTCGCAGCCAGTCTGCACAACACGCCCATGACCAACCGCAAGAGGAGCCAGTTCATCAGCGACCTCTGGTCCCTTAAA tatctgcACAGGTTCCAGTGGTGCCACCTGAGCGAGAGGCTGGCGTACGAGCAGACGGTCTATCACCAGCGCATGAGGACCGAAATCTCACAAGCCAAGCGCGAGACCAACTTCTACCTGGCCAGCGTGGAGAAGAGCCAGACGCTGGACCGGCTgagaaagaagaagcagaagaagggcGAGGCCGTGCAGGACAAGAGCTGGGACTTCACGCAGCGGAGAACGGAGGATGAAATGAGGCtggagaagatgaagaagaaaggCCTGTCCAAAAAGAACCTGCAGAAAGCTCAGGAGAAGAGCAAAGCCATTCAGGAGAAAGCCCAGTCCAATGTGTCTCTGCTGGCTAAGATCTTCAGCAGTGGAAGATCTAAGGACTGA
- the abt1 gene encoding activator of basal transcription 1 isoform X1, protein MSFLSAVMAEKEESTVEMEETNTNSRAEDEELADGKEDGLEQEEVECANLEEGGGDEDEDEDDDDDEDQIDNESKKKTDQDKGKKCVPGIVYLGHIPPRLRPKNLRIMLGAYGEIGRIFLQPEDHSVTRKKRKAGNNGKNFIEGWVEFRDKRVAKRVAASLHNTPMTNRKRSQFISDLWSLKYLHRFQWCHLSERLAYEQTVYHQRMRTEISQAKRETNFYLASVEKSQTLDRLRKKKQKKGEAVQDKSWDFTQRRTEDEMRLEKMKKKGLSKKNLQKAQEKSKAIQEKAQSNVSLLAKIFSSGRSKD, encoded by the exons atgtcctTCCTCTCTGCAGTCATGGCTGAGAAAGAAGAAAGCACTGTGGAGATGGAggaaacaaacacaaacagcagAGCTGAAGATGAGGAATTGGCTGATGGAAAGGAAGATGGGCTGGAACAGGAGGAGGTGGAATGTGCTAACCTAGAGGAAGGTGGAggggatgaggatgaggatgaagatgatgatgatgatgaagatcagATAGATAATGAGAGCAAGAAAAAGACTGACCAGGACAAGGGGAAGAAGTGTGTCCCGGGCATTGTGTACCTGGGCCACATTCCCCCGAGACTGAGGCCCAAGAACCTGCGGATCATGCTGGGTGCTTACGGAGAGATCGGGAGGATCTTCCTCCAGCCTGAAG ATCACTCTGTAacgagaaagaagagaaaagctGGCAACAATGGGAAGAATTTCATTGAAGGCTGGGTGGAGTTCAGAGATAAACGTGTCGCTAAGAGAGTCGCAGCCAGTCTGCACAACACGCCCATGACCAACCGCAAGAGGAGCCAGTTCATCAGCGACCTCTGGTCCCTTAAA tatctgcACAGGTTCCAGTGGTGCCACCTGAGCGAGAGGCTGGCGTACGAGCAGACGGTCTATCACCAGCGCATGAGGACCGAAATCTCACAAGCCAAGCGCGAGACCAACTTCTACCTGGCCAGCGTGGAGAAGAGCCAGACGCTGGACCGGCTgagaaagaagaagcagaagaagggcGAGGCCGTGCAGGACAAGAGCTGGGACTTCACGCAGCGGAGAACGGAGGATGAAATGAGGCtggagaagatgaagaagaaaggCCTGTCCAAAAAGAACCTGCAGAAAGCTCAGGAGAAGAGCAAAGCCATTCAGGAGAAAGCCCAGTCCAATGTGTCTCTGCTGGCTAAGATCTTCAGCAGTGGAAGATCTAAGGACTGA